A window of Bacteroidota bacterium contains these coding sequences:
- a CDS encoding DUF4397 domain-containing protein yields MRKLLKLLSITLSFIAVLAACKKDYYSRRAQVNTELSEKAGVQLYNSIIGSNRSYLYVDFKPVNGATIAYGTSFPSGAAAFSVNNGLRNFLFRDTLVTSLQTAISINETLAPSSNYTIFAYDTVNAAKSKLVTTNIVVPADTSARIRFVNLIYSKTAIPNLDIYSAKKKAVIYSNIAPETVTDFMPYASFLTDTLIVRTTGSTTNNLINRTTAGRIPLQLIINPTPKRSYTMVLRGSYYTDTSTQTNLRTLTSFTNN; encoded by the coding sequence ATGAGAAAATTATTAAAATTATTAAGTATAACATTATCGTTTATTGCAGTGTTAGCGGCCTGTAAAAAGGACTACTATTCGCGGCGTGCACAGGTTAATACCGAATTGTCAGAAAAAGCTGGTGTACAACTATATAATTCTATTATTGGCAGTAACCGTAGTTATTTATATGTGGATTTTAAACCTGTAAACGGTGCGACTATTGCGTACGGCACTTCCTTTCCATCAGGTGCAGCCGCCTTTTCTGTAAATAATGGCCTGCGTAATTTTTTATTCAGAGATACACTTGTTACATCATTACAAACAGCCATTTCAATCAATGAAACGCTGGCCCCTAGCAGTAATTATACAATTTTTGCTTATGATACAGTAAATGCTGCTAAGTCAAAATTGGTAACAACTAACATTGTAGTACCAGCGGATACATCAGCAAGGATCAGATTTGTAAACCTGATCTATTCAAAAACAGCAATACCGAATCTTGATATTTATTCAGCAAAAAAGAAAGCGGTTATTTATTCGAATATTGCCCCTGAAACAGTGACTGATTTTATGCCGTATGCATCTTTCCTGACTGATACACTGATTGTAAGAACAACAGGCTCCACAACAAATAACCTGATCAACAGAACAACAGCCGGAAGGATACCTCTTCAGTTAATAATTAACCCAACACCAAAAAGAAGTTATACTATGGTGTTGAGAGGTAGTTATTATACAGACACATCAACACAGACTAATTTAAGAACACTTACATCCTTTACGAACAACTAA
- a CDS encoding SusC/RagA family TonB-linked outer membrane protein — protein sequence MRTFLRLCKILPVLLLLIPATVMAQERTVTGTVISEENKAPVSGATVRVKGTRKITKTDANGKFSIAIKEGETLQFSHVSFEAMEAKPGTGSTMGVTLKAAAGQLGEVVVTAMDVRKLPRELGYSAQKVTGAEIQESQRENFVNSLQGRVAGLTITPTTGAAGASSQIVLRGFNSLSLNNQPLFVVDGIIIDNQTINETSNGGSALGLASDRPNRNNDYTNRIADLNPNDIETVTVLKGPEATALYGSQAGSGAIIITTKKATTGTVRVNYDNSFRFQRLTRTLDLNDDYSPGTNGVPGGTTFSYFGPKYKEGTPTYDNIDAFFENGFSQTHNLSANYGFKNTGFGLSTSYFDQKAVIPTNDYNKFNIRLTNTTKIGKHIEISPSAQYIVSNNNKTIRSAGGYLQGLYTWPKDNDITKFEDENGYKIAAISTDPYTETDNPLYNALKNRSFDKTERYILSGGININPFDWLSVNGRFGYDHYDATGYTFYSPLSSLTSRTPITGLGALDNYWREYNGYNHTITATVKKKVGKWDGSLMVGTMWQDYKTEMFAVYGTGLVDSFGTTTKKLWKNGQVVTEDNFEQIVGSPSDSSITNPTTRRRLLRNNFGLTNYSQLRQLAMFGEARVGYDNKIYLSYTHRWESASVFPEEYRYYNYPGFSVSAIVTDILPGLKGKVINFWKLRGSRAQTAKLADPYKNQSVFVNNLTSSAVGLIYSYGFDNNNPYLQPERQKTYEFGMELKMLDGLLGFDISYYNTLCMDQITNQFRASYATGFILNTQNAGTNRNQGVEVVLDVNPIRRGDFRWNVKFNMAHMWGRVLTLPAALAFEYYIADTWLYGNARGGLIRGMPATTITGFHYRRNNQGKVVINPATGLPVVNGTFDVIGNRMPDFTMGTVSTLRYKTWTLAMNWDLRIGGDIFNANEMYLTLNGKSRKTDDREVPRVIDGVLEDGKENTANPTANTIVVIPYFQQTYYTSMPEEEFIQKDVNWLRLRDITLRYDLPPAKLKNMGYIKSLGFFVTGNDLLLFTNYKGADPAVNGNTASANGVGAFGFDYFSLPTPISLNFGLRVGF from the coding sequence ATGAGAACGTTTCTGCGGTTATGTAAAATTTTACCGGTATTGCTGTTACTCATTCCTGCCACAGTAATGGCACAGGAAAGAACAGTAACTGGTACGGTAATATCCGAAGAGAACAAAGCCCCGGTAAGCGGAGCTACTGTTCGGGTAAAAGGCACCCGGAAAATAACAAAGACTGATGCCAACGGTAAATTCTCGATTGCAATAAAAGAAGGAGAAACACTTCAGTTCTCCCACGTTTCTTTTGAGGCAATGGAAGCAAAACCCGGTACAGGCAGTACAATGGGTGTTACATTAAAAGCGGCCGCCGGGCAACTCGGCGAAGTAGTTGTGACAGCGATGGACGTAAGAAAATTGCCGCGGGAACTTGGATACTCAGCTCAAAAAGTAACGGGAGCTGAAATACAAGAATCACAACGTGAAAACTTCGTAAACAGTTTACAGGGCCGGGTAGCAGGATTAACGATTACACCAACAACAGGCGCTGCAGGTGCATCATCACAAATTGTATTAAGAGGTTTTAACTCGCTATCATTAAATAACCAGCCATTGTTTGTTGTAGATGGAATTATTATCGACAACCAAACGATCAATGAAACATCAAACGGTGGTAGTGCATTAGGTCTTGCCTCCGATCGTCCAAACAGGAATAATGATTATACAAACAGGATTGCGGATCTAAATCCGAATGATATAGAAACAGTAACTGTATTGAAAGGTCCGGAAGCAACTGCCTTATATGGTAGCCAGGCTGGTTCGGGAGCTATTATCATTACAACTAAAAAAGCAACTACGGGTACAGTCAGAGTAAACTATGACAATAGTTTCAGATTTCAGCGATTAACAAGAACATTGGACCTGAATGATGATTATAGTCCGGGAACAAATGGCGTTCCGGGGGGTACAACGTTTTCTTATTTTGGTCCGAAGTATAAAGAAGGTACACCCACTTATGATAATATAGATGCATTTTTTGAAAACGGATTTTCTCAAACACATAACCTCAGCGCCAATTATGGGTTTAAAAATACGGGCTTTGGTTTATCTACATCTTATTTCGATCAGAAAGCTGTTATTCCTACAAATGATTATAATAAATTTAATATCAGGCTTACCAATACTACCAAAATAGGTAAGCATATAGAAATCTCGCCTTCGGCCCAGTACATTGTTTCTAATAACAACAAAACAATAAGAAGTGCCGGTGGTTATCTGCAAGGCTTATATACATGGCCTAAGGATAACGACATTACAAAATTTGAAGATGAAAATGGGTATAAGATCGCTGCGATCTCAACCGATCCATATACGGAAACAGACAACCCGCTGTATAATGCACTTAAGAACCGCAGCTTTGACAAAACAGAAAGATATATACTCAGTGGTGGCATCAACATTAATCCATTTGACTGGCTTTCTGTAAATGGACGCTTCGGGTATGATCATTATGATGCAACCGGGTATACTTTTTACAGTCCCCTTTCAAGCCTCACTTCAAGAACTCCGATCACCGGTTTAGGCGCATTGGATAATTACTGGAGAGAGTATAATGGTTATAACCATACTATTACTGCTACCGTAAAGAAAAAAGTGGGAAAATGGGATGGCAGCCTGATGGTGGGTACCATGTGGCAGGATTATAAAACTGAAATGTTTGCTGTCTATGGAACAGGTTTAGTTGATTCATTTGGTACAACAACCAAAAAACTTTGGAAGAATGGTCAGGTAGTAACAGAAGATAATTTTGAGCAGATTGTAGGAAGCCCAAGTGATAGCAGCATTACGAACCCGACTACAAGAAGAAGATTGCTGCGTAATAATTTTGGATTGACCAATTATTCACAGTTACGTCAGTTGGCCATGTTCGGCGAAGCAAGAGTAGGCTATGACAATAAAATCTACCTGAGCTATACACACAGATGGGAATCTGCATCTGTCTTCCCGGAAGAATATCGGTATTATAATTACCCGGGCTTTAGTGTCAGTGCCATTGTTACGGACATTCTTCCTGGTTTAAAGGGTAAAGTGATAAACTTCTGGAAGTTGAGAGGATCAAGAGCACAAACTGCAAAGTTGGCTGATCCGTACAAGAACCAGTCTGTATTCGTAAACAATTTAACGAGCAGCGCTGTCGGTCTTATTTATTCTTATGGATTTGATAATAACAATCCTTACCTGCAACCTGAAAGACAAAAAACATATGAGTTTGGTATGGAACTTAAAATGCTGGATGGACTATTAGGGTTTGATATTTCCTATTATAATACACTTTGTATGGACCAGATCACTAACCAGTTCCGCGCCAGCTATGCTACAGGATTTATTTTGAATACACAGAATGCTGGTACTAACCGTAACCAGGGTGTTGAAGTGGTGTTGGATGTAAATCCGATAAGAAGAGGTGATTTCAGGTGGAATGTAAAATTCAATATGGCACATATGTGGGGTCGTGTACTTACATTGCCTGCAGCACTTGCATTCGAATATTATATTGCTGATACATGGTTGTATGGTAATGCCCGTGGTGGTTTGATCCGTGGAATGCCCGCAACTACTATCACTGGATTCCATTATAGGAGAAATAACCAGGGTAAAGTGGTAATTAATCCTGCTACAGGATTGCCGGTTGTAAACGGCACATTTGACGTTATCGGAAACAGGATGCCTGATTTTACAATGGGTACAGTGAGCACATTGCGTTATAAAACATGGACACTTGCAATGAACTGGGATCTGAGGATAGGTGGCGATATTTTCAATGCGAATGAAATGTACCTGACCCTGAATGGTAAGAGCAGGAAAACAGATGACCGTGAAGTACCAAGAGTAATTGACGGTGTATTGGAAGATGGAAAAGAAAACACCGCCAACCCTACCGCTAATACAATCGTAGTAATCCCTTATTTCCAGCAGACTTATTATACTTCAATGCCAGAGGAAGAATTTATTCAGAAAGATGTAAACTGGCTGAGGTTGCGTGATATTACATTGCGTTATGATCTTCCTCCTGCGAAACTCAAGAACATGGGTTATATTAAATCATTAGGCTTCTTCGTAACAGGAAATGATCTGCTATTGTTCACCAATTATAAAGGTGCCGACCCTGCCGTAAATGGTAATACTGCTTCTGCAAATGGTGTAGGTGCATTCGGATTTGATTATTTCAGTTTGCCAACGCCTATTTCTTTAAACTTTGGTCTCAGGGTGGGATTCTAA
- a CDS encoding DeoR/GlpR transcriptional regulator produces MLKRERQAYILHQVNLHNKVLSSTLSSEINVSEDTIRRDLQELAEEGRVIKVHGGALSHSFSQFHYPSSNFYSQSGKNIIAQKAVGLIQDGMYVLTGGGTTIIEMARNLPHQLQATFITGSIPVIVEYLNHPSIDVIVIGDKISRNSKITVGPESIKSIKQLKPHLCFLGINALDAEHGITDNDWDIVQVKKAMIEAAQKTVCMTISEKLNTFQPIKICGLDEIDILITELEPSDPLLQPFVEAGIEVI; encoded by the coding sequence ATGCTTAAAAGAGAAAGACAGGCATATATTTTACATCAGGTAAACCTGCATAATAAAGTCCTCTCTTCAACGCTCAGTAGCGAAATCAATGTGTCGGAAGATACTATCCGCCGTGATTTGCAGGAACTGGCGGAAGAAGGAAGGGTTATTAAAGTGCATGGTGGAGCCCTATCTCATTCATTCAGCCAGTTTCATTATCCATCTTCAAATTTCTATTCTCAATCAGGCAAAAATATCATTGCTCAGAAAGCTGTTGGATTGATACAGGATGGTATGTATGTACTTACCGGTGGTGGAACTACAATTATAGAAATGGCCCGTAATCTCCCTCACCAGTTGCAGGCTACTTTTATTACAGGAAGTATTCCTGTAATTGTTGAATATCTCAATCATCCCAGTATTGATGTAATTGTAATTGGCGATAAAATTTCACGTAATTCAAAAATCACAGTCGGACCTGAATCTATAAAAAGCATTAAGCAACTAAAACCGCATTTATGTTTTTTAGGAATAAATGCGCTGGATGCTGAACATGGCATCACCGATAATGACTGGGATATAGTGCAGGTAAAAAAAGCGATGATCGAAGCAGCACAAAAAACTGTTTGCATGACGATCTCAGAAAAACTGAATACTTTTCAACCGATAAAAATTTGTGGACTGGATGAAATAGATATATTGATTACAGAACTTGAACCTTCTGATCCGTTACTACAACCATTTGTGGAAGCGGGTATTGAAGTGATTTAA
- a CDS encoding OstA family protein — translation MILRFTTALFILLFSCGVLNLHAQVLSQAPKTTTTTADDSSRVVEILPGVRKLELLKTDDSTSLQILAGNVKLKQGTTYFYCDSCVINNRTKIFEAFGKVHINDSDTAHVYSEYLRYFQDKRIAYLKGGVKLTDGKGVLTTPELEYDVNTKIGIYTKGGKVVNKKTILTSQEGYYYADLKDVYFKKDVDMKDPAYSIKTDSLLYNTETETARFITYTLIKDSSGRTVETNTGFYDLKRKKAEFGGNAKIVDGKTIMSAQSFAFDDSTGISQARGNVVIIDTVEKTTVIAGEVYRNNKLETMLATKKPLMIIRQNKDSIFITADTIFSARLSDLFVKKDTVVKDNLNIEPSNDSLVKNDSAKTVQAIDTVKKDAVINDNLNAKPLTDSLVKNDSLKILDPAHLVKKDTLKGTVIMDLNKKDTTGKKDSTNRYIEAYRNVRIFSDSLQAVGDSMFYSLKDSTFRLFFDPVVWSKENQITGDTIYLHTKNKKPERLKVINNSMMVNKLDPEVFNQVRSNRMDGYFIDGNIDSVRAKGEAQCIYFIQDNDSAYSSINQSQSDLMDIYFRDKELFKIVFRSQVSGTIWPIRQKRPSEMRLPSFRWLDSRRPKSKTEMFE, via the coding sequence ATGATTTTAAGGTTTACAACAGCCCTGTTTATTCTTTTGTTTTCTTGCGGAGTCTTGAACCTGCATGCACAAGTATTGTCACAGGCGCCTAAAACTACTACGACTACTGCAGATGACAGCTCCCGTGTTGTAGAGATACTTCCCGGTGTACGTAAATTAGAGTTACTAAAAACGGATGATTCTACCAGCCTCCAGATACTGGCAGGGAATGTAAAACTCAAACAAGGCACCACTTATTTTTATTGTGATAGTTGTGTGATCAATAACCGGACAAAAATTTTTGAGGCATTTGGAAAGGTGCATATCAATGATTCAGATACTGCACATGTGTATTCGGAATACCTGAGATATTTCCAGGATAAACGTATTGCTTATTTAAAAGGCGGTGTAAAATTAACTGATGGCAAAGGAGTACTAACTACACCTGAACTGGAATATGATGTGAATACTAAAATTGGTATTTATACAAAAGGCGGAAAGGTTGTAAATAAGAAAACCATCCTTACCAGCCAGGAAGGATATTATTATGCGGACCTCAAAGATGTTTATTTTAAAAAGGATGTTGACATGAAAGATCCTGCCTATTCTATAAAAACTGATTCACTCCTTTATAATACAGAAACTGAAACAGCAAGATTTATTACTTACACACTCATTAAAGATAGCAGTGGTCGTACAGTTGAAACCAATACCGGCTTTTATGATTTAAAAAGAAAAAAAGCAGAATTTGGCGGTAATGCAAAAATCGTTGATGGAAAAACAATAATGAGTGCCCAAAGTTTTGCTTTCGATGATAGTACTGGCATTTCGCAGGCAAGAGGTAATGTAGTCATCATTGATACAGTGGAAAAGACTACAGTCATTGCCGGTGAAGTTTACAGAAACAATAAGCTTGAAACAATGCTGGCTACCAAAAAGCCATTGATGATAATCCGGCAGAATAAGGATTCCATTTTTATTACTGCCGACACTATTTTTTCGGCAAGACTGAGTGATTTATTTGTAAAAAAAGATACAGTTGTTAAAGACAATTTGAATATTGAACCTTCGAATGATTCACTGGTAAAGAACGATTCGGCGAAAACTGTACAGGCAATAGATACAGTAAAAAAAGATGCAGTTATTAATGATAACCTGAATGCTAAACCGCTTACTGATTCGCTGGTAAAAAATGATTCTTTAAAAATTCTAGATCCAGCGCATCTTGTAAAAAAAGATACGTTAAAAGGAACAGTTATAATGGATCTGAATAAAAAAGATACTACAGGAAAAAAGGACAGCACAAACCGGTATATTGAAGCATACAGGAATGTTCGCATTTTTTCCGATTCGCTGCAGGCTGTAGGTGATAGTATGTTTTATTCCTTAAAAGATTCTACATTCAGGTTGTTCTTTGACCCGGTTGTTTGGAGCAAAGAAAACCAGATCACTGGTGATACTATTTACCTGCATACAAAAAATAAAAAGCCTGAGCGGCTGAAGGTGATCAATAATAGCATGATGGTAAATAAACTTGACCCGGAAGTATTTAACCAGGTCAGATCAAACAGAATGGACGGATACTTTATTGATGGTAACATCGATTCTGTCAGGGCAAAAGGCGAAGCCCAGTGTATATATTTTATACAAGATAATGACAGTGCCTACAGCAGCATCAATCAATCCCAATCTGATCTGATGGATATTTATTTTAGAGATAAAGAGCTCTTCAAAATTGTATTCCGCAGCCAGGTAAGTGGTACGATCTGGCCCATTCGTCAGAAAAGGCCCTCAGAAATGAGACTTCCCTCCTTTCGCTGGTTGGATAGTCGCCGGCCAAAATCAAAAACAGAAATGTTTGAATAA
- a CDS encoding MCE family protein, translating into MKVSNETKVGVLAIIAITLLILGFNFLKGKDIFNKQRRLYAVFTNLGSLQKSNEVRINGLPVGTVYDYVEKDKALTGIVVTINMKRSVNIPANSIATIESELLGSSYINIDFGDSTVFLENGDTVKTDLAASLLSDLKSQLSPTLSKTRDAIDSLKVVLGSTNKFLNSQLKGGLLNILANLEASTASMKTLLNTEGGPLSNSLKNVESISDNLKKNNDSITETISTIRRAANKFSEIDVQSAIDQLKETLLAMKDMVAKIQSNDGTLGKLMNSKELYDQILKNLNSLETLTDDVRINPKRYTTILTKKVKSDPLTSPVPKGDSAATKGKQ; encoded by the coding sequence ATGAAAGTAAGTAACGAAACCAAAGTTGGAGTTTTAGCTATTATCGCCATTACCCTGCTAATCCTGGGTTTTAATTTTCTTAAAGGCAAAGATATTTTCAATAAACAGCGTCGACTCTATGCTGTTTTTACCAACCTCGGTAGCCTGCAAAAATCAAATGAAGTAAGAATAAACGGTTTACCGGTAGGTACAGTTTATGATTATGTCGAAAAAGACAAAGCTCTTACGGGTATTGTAGTTACCATCAATATGAAGCGGTCGGTAAATATCCCTGCCAATTCTATTGCTACCATTGAATCAGAATTATTAGGTTCTTCTTATATCAATATAGATTTTGGTGACTCAACTGTATTTTTAGAAAACGGGGATACGGTAAAAACTGACCTCGCTGCAAGTTTGCTAAGTGATCTGAAATCCCAACTCAGTCCCACCCTTAGCAAAACCCGTGATGCGATCGATTCGTTGAAAGTAGTTTTAGGAAGTACCAATAAATTTTTGAACTCCCAATTAAAAGGCGGATTACTGAATATTCTTGCTAACCTGGAAGCGTCAACAGCAAGTATGAAAACACTTTTAAATACAGAAGGTGGTCCTTTATCTAATTCATTAAAAAATGTTGAGTCGATCTCTGATAATCTGAAAAAGAATAACGACAGCATTACAGAAACTATCAGTACTATCCGCCGGGCAGCCAATAAGTTTTCTGAAATAGATGTTCAATCGGCCATTGATCAATTGAAAGAAACGTTGCTAGCTATGAAAGATATGGTGGCAAAGATTCAATCGAATGATGGTACGCTGGGAAAACTAATGAACAGTAAAGAATTGTATGACCAGATACTAAAGAATCTTAACAGCCTTGAAACATTAACTGACGATGTACGCATCAATCCAAAACGTTATACTACCATTTTAACTAAAAAAGTTAAAAGCGACCCTTTAACTTCGCCTGTGCCGAAAGGAGATTCGGCAGCCACTAAAGGCAAGCAATGA
- a CDS encoding N-acetylmuramoyl-L-alanine amidase: protein MMKRTFILILFIAGTAVLTSFIPSHKKTTEQKKPKIGLKTIIIDPGHGGFDNGARGLFSTEDEVSLEVSLKLGEAIQKEYPDIKLIFTRTTDIMPGNKTNKDQGLRYRADLANKSGGDLFIAIHCNAAGRAPGGWNAKRVIGYRSQAKKVKVKKKWVTRTVKVPIYETYWQENLVKGTETYIWAVSKNDEKVSSISKSTEEEEYGEQDSTLTVEIPNSNDPIEKARLLLYAQNYFRKSYQFADYIEKGFKDQDRVDRGGVKQRNNKGIWVLQATGMPSVLVEIGFITNRDEEKYINSDEGQGEIVQNILTAIRSYKERLEGKPVPTESNTNKR, encoded by the coding sequence ATGATGAAACGAACCTTCATCTTGATTTTATTTATTGCAGGCACAGCCGTTCTCACTTCTTTTATTCCTTCTCATAAAAAAACAACAGAACAAAAAAAACCGAAAATCGGGCTTAAAACAATTATTATCGATCCCGGTCACGGAGGCTTTGATAATGGAGCAAGAGGATTATTTTCTACCGAAGACGAGGTTAGCCTGGAAGTATCATTAAAACTTGGCGAGGCAATACAAAAAGAATATCCGGATATCAAATTGATCTTTACACGTACCACTGATATTATGCCTGGTAATAAAACAAATAAAGACCAGGGCTTGAGATACCGTGCTGATCTTGCCAACAAATCCGGTGGAGACCTGTTTATTGCTATTCACTGTAATGCCGCAGGCAGAGCGCCGGGTGGATGGAATGCAAAGAGAGTAATAGGTTACAGGAGCCAAGCAAAAAAAGTAAAAGTGAAAAAGAAATGGGTAACAAGAACAGTGAAAGTTCCTATTTATGAAACATACTGGCAGGAAAACCTTGTAAAAGGAACTGAGACTTATATCTGGGCTGTGAGCAAGAATGATGAGAAGGTAAGTTCGATTTCAAAAAGTACCGAAGAGGAAGAATATGGTGAACAAGATTCGACATTAACAGTTGAAATACCTAACTCCAATGACCCGATAGAAAAAGCAAGGTTATTATTATATGCACAAAACTATTTTCGTAAAAGCTACCAGTTTGCTGATTATATTGAAAAGGGATTTAAGGACCAGGACCGTGTGGACCGCGGCGGTGTAAAACAAAGAAACAATAAAGGTATCTGGGTATTACAGGCTACAGGGATGCCAAGTGTACTTGTGGAAATTGGTTTTATTACAAACCGGGATGAAGAGAAATATATAAATAGCGATGAAGGGCAGGGTGAAATTGTCCAAAATATATTAACTGCAATTAGGAGTTATAAAGAAAGATTGGAAGGTAAACCCGTACCAACCGAGTCAAATACCAATAAACGGTAA